The following are encoded together in the Culex pipiens pallens isolate TS chromosome 1, TS_CPP_V2, whole genome shotgun sequence genome:
- the LOC128092388 gene encoding uncharacterized protein LOC128092388 → MANTGRDSSNPFPKPSKKPAGNRPKRRRSSQLLLPARVRRNWPPLRGSQFKVTSVKAKNTAAAAKKPARKRPLPERVPPVLMDSTRDNTQMLINAVCELLTERDEEAVGANMHVRRQFYPVPGAPAPKPLTFF, encoded by the coding sequence ATGGCAAATACTGGAAGAGATTCATCCAACCCTTTTCCGAAACCGTCTAAAAAGCCCGCGGGCAACCGgccgaaaagaagaagaagtagCCAGCTGCTGCTTCCGGCTCGGGTGAGAAGAAACTGGCCGCCACTGAGAGGAAGTCAGTTTAAGGTGACGTCCGTCAAGGCCAAGAACACTGCGGCCGCCGCCAAGAAGCCAGCCCGAAAAAGACCGCTTCCAGAAAGAGTGCCGCCGGTGCTGATGGATTCGACTAGGGACAATACACAAATGTTGATCAATGCCGTTTGTGAACTCCTAACGGAGCGGGACGAGGAAGCCGTTGGCGCAAATATGCATGTCCGGAGACAGTTCTACCCCGTGCCCGGAGCCCCTGCGCCGAAGCcgctcacatttttttaa
- the LOC120424336 gene encoding obscurin-like protein 1, translating to MQSFLNLLVICLLAAIPSCLSQQRPTVQLEADPFVSPGSVVKIRCNVQGVPRPVTTWKENGQPLLATDRIAFEDHGEFHLLVISNVQHTDSHRKFECHARNENGGAMAVRSFAVVSDGLAGGVAGQSPTVDLQGPTHVPAGGAATLLCIVQGQPRPAVVWTENGLPLTSSGGRIRIEDDGGINHRLIVSSAQPSDSFKKYVCRASNRHGAAMAMRSFVVQDNNYGGLAGFGF from the exons ATGCAGTCCTTCCTTAACCTTCTAGTAATCTGCCTGCTCGCAGCCATCCCAAGTTGCCTCTCCCAGCAGCGTCCAACGGTCCAGCTCGAGGCGGACCCCTTCGTATCGCCGGGTAGTGTCGTGAAGATCCGCTGCAACGTCCAAGGCGTCCCCCGGCCGGTGACCACGTGGAAGGAGAATGGACAACCCCTGCTGGCCACCGATCGAATCGCCTTCGAAGATCACGGCGAGTTCCACTTGCTGGTGATTTCCAACGTTCAGCATACGGACAGTCACCGGAAGTTTGAGTGCCACGCCCGGAACGAGAATGGCGGAGCTATGGCCGTGCGGTCGTTTGCCGTTGTTTCGGATGGGTTGGCGG GTGGCGTTGCCGGCCAAAGTCCGACGGTGGATCTGCAAGGGCCGACGCACGTCCCTGCCGGTGGAGCCGCCACGCTGCTGTGCATTGTCCAAGGACAGCCCCGACCGGCGGTCGTTTGGACCGAGAACGGTCTGCCGTTGACGTCCTCTGGAGGCAGAATACGCATTGAGGATGATGGTGGGATCAACCATCGGTTGATCGTTTCCAGCGCACAGCCATCGGATTCGTTCAAGAAGTACGTGTGCCGGGCCTCGAACCGGCACGGAGCGGCGATGGCCATGAGGTCGTTCGTTGTACAGGATAACAACTATGGAGGTTTGGCAGGGTTTGGGTTTTGA